In a single window of the Thermoanaerobacterium sp. PSU-2 genome:
- the spoIIIAE gene encoding stage III sporulation protein AE produces MRKALCLIFILMTISMFPIKIYADTKDDLYSQISNADTSQIDSLIKGINEKNGNAFQITDVKTYLYNLLNGKETFSVKNIVNGVLNIFFNEVKASVEILVQLILLSIIGAVLTNLENSFENGGISQVAHIAVYIVLVIVAIKSFMSVLNIGKDAIDSMVNFMQAILPVLITMLASVGAFVSASFFQPALVMVVEFTAKEIRDFILPAILFMTAIRIISRISDKFTLNKLADLFKTICTASISILLSIFIGVLTIQGITSSLADGVISRTTKYAVGTFLPVVGSILSDSIDTIMSASLLIKGAISTFGLIAIILMAIVPIIKIFSVMIIYKLSAAVVEPIADKKIVDFLSDISTSVAYVFAALVSVTVMMFLAITAVINASSISVMMR; encoded by the coding sequence TTTCCAATAAAGATTTACGCTGACACAAAAGACGATTTATACAGCCAAATAAGCAATGCAGATACAAGTCAAATTGACTCATTGATCAAGGGAATAAATGAGAAGAATGGCAATGCGTTTCAAATAACAGACGTTAAAACATATTTGTACAATCTTTTAAATGGAAAGGAGACATTTAGCGTTAAAAACATTGTCAATGGTGTACTAAATATTTTTTTCAATGAAGTCAAAGCATCCGTTGAAATTTTAGTACAGCTTATCCTATTATCGATTATCGGTGCTGTACTAACTAATTTAGAAAATTCGTTTGAAAATGGAGGCATAAGCCAAGTAGCCCATATAGCTGTCTACATTGTCTTAGTTATAGTTGCGATTAAAAGCTTTATGAGCGTTTTAAATATTGGAAAAGATGCGATAGATAGTATGGTCAATTTTATGCAAGCAATATTGCCGGTTTTGATTACCATGTTGGCTTCGGTTGGTGCTTTTGTATCTGCTTCCTTTTTTCAGCCAGCATTGGTAATGGTTGTCGAATTTACAGCCAAAGAAATAAGAGATTTTATTCTTCCTGCAATTTTATTTATGACGGCAATTAGGATAATAAGCCGAATTTCTGATAAATTTACTTTAAACAAACTTGCAGATTTATTTAAAACAATTTGTACAGCGTCAATTTCAATATTACTAAGCATTTTTATAGGTGTTTTAACTATTCAAGGCATTACATCATCATTAGCGGATGGGGTAATTTCGCGAACAACTAAATACGCAGTAGGAACATTTCTGCCAGTTGTAGGTAGCATATTATCTGATAGCATAGATACAATTATGAGTGCATCGCTTCTAATAAAGGGTGCAATAAGCACTTTTGGATTGATAGCTATAATTTTAATGGCTATAGTACCAATCATAAAGATATTTTCAGTAATGATTATATACAAACTTTCTGCCGCAGTCGTAGAGCCCATTGCTGACAAAAAAATAGTTGATTTTTTGTCTGATATTTCAACATCTGTTGCATATGTGTTTGCTGCATTAGTATCTGTAACCGTAATGATGTTTTTAGCCATAACAGCCGTAATTAACGCATCAAGTATCAGCGTCATGATGAGATAG
- the spoIIIAF gene encoding stage III sporulation protein AF, whose protein sequence is MNFLDEVKRWIIQIAYISILAIIFELLIPSSSMKKYVKVVIGLTIMIAIINPVLGFIKSGININSALEKEYNYNNVDISGMTKQAEVERNKLIVDEYKKRLNDQIKERILSMVSASDVEVESSIIDDLNDKRFGIVKEIKITIFNDKNETSNGSGNISIEVSKANEKTSKIDNIKNDLSKFYNVPLKNITIEER, encoded by the coding sequence ATGAATTTCTTGGATGAAGTAAAAAGATGGATAATTCAAATAGCGTATATTTCAATATTGGCTATAATATTTGAACTTTTAATACCATCGTCAAGCATGAAAAAATACGTAAAGGTAGTAATAGGTCTGACAATCATGATCGCAATCATAAATCCAGTATTAGGATTTATTAAAAGCGGTATCAACATAAATAGTGCTTTAGAAAAAGAGTATAACTATAACAATGTAGACATAAGTGGAATGACTAAGCAAGCGGAGGTGGAAAGAAATAAGCTTATAGTCGATGAGTATAAAAAAAGGCTAAATGATCAGATAAAAGAGAGAATATTATCTATGGTAAGTGCCTCTGATGTAGAGGTGGAATCATCAATAATTGACGATTTAAATGATAAGAGATTTGGAATAGTAAAAGAAATCAAGATAACAATTTTTAATGACAAAAATGAAACATCAAACGGCAGCGGAAATATTTCAATTGAAGTGAGTAAAGCAAATGAAAAGACGAGTAAGATTGATAACATCAAAAACGATTTAAGTAAATTCTATAATGTACCATTAAAGAATATAACTATAGAGGAAAGATAA
- the spoIIIAG gene encoding stage III sporulation protein AG: protein MDFNKLKQKILKADNKTIQDLTVIFIIGLIILIGASIFFKPKPTNKSSDKQMVETQITNDDYASKLESELKEILSRIHGAGNVDVLVTLDSDEEIVAAMDTVQSETTTNEKDSNGGTRTTIQSETDNKIVTSQNTSGENQPMILKKVMPEVRGVVVVADGAKDPNVQYELMTAVETALGIPAYKVKVVSSK, encoded by the coding sequence GTGGATTTTAATAAACTAAAGCAAAAAATTTTAAAAGCTGATAATAAGACTATACAAGATTTGACTGTAATTTTCATTATTGGTTTGATTATTTTGATTGGGGCCAGCATCTTTTTTAAGCCTAAACCAACAAATAAAAGTTCAGATAAACAAATGGTTGAAACGCAAATCACAAATGATGATTATGCAAGTAAATTGGAATCTGAATTAAAGGAAATACTATCCAGAATTCATGGAGCTGGCAATGTAGATGTGCTTGTCACTTTGGACTCTGATGAAGAAATAGTAGCAGCTATGGATACAGTACAATCAGAAACTACCACCAACGAAAAGGACAGCAATGGAGGCACGAGGACAACCATTCAAAGTGAGACGGATAACAAAATTGTTACTTCACAAAATACCAGTGGAGAAAATCAACCTATGATATTAAAAAAAGTAATGCCTGAGGTAAGGGGTGTTGTCGTCGTCGCTGATGGCGCAAAAGATCCAAATGTTCAATATGAACTTATGACGGCTGTTGAGACAGCATTGGGCATTCCCGCATATAAAGTTAAAGTCGTATCTTCAAAATAA
- a CDS encoding SpoIIIAH-like family protein, translating into MMYLKKKSIAIASLVLLIAIAFVINYNYQNGINKNTSSKNSLNSQLIDNSKVSSSSSANEQSEATTALSSGLFASYRQDRDINRSRSLEALQEIVNNKNTSQETRDEAQKQIIKLTETNQKELILENLIKAKGFQDAIVLIDNNTANVIVQADKLSAQEVAKIQDVVSQQTGFPLDNIKIMNRMN; encoded by the coding sequence ATGATGTATTTAAAGAAAAAATCTATAGCAATAGCATCATTGGTCTTGCTTATAGCGATAGCTTTTGTAATCAATTATAATTATCAAAACGGAATTAATAAAAATACTTCAAGCAAAAATAGCTTAAATTCACAATTGATAGACAATAGCAAGGTTTCTAGTTCTTCATCAGCTAATGAGCAATCCGAAGCGACAACAGCATTGTCCAGTGGTTTATTTGCTTCATATAGACAGGACAGGGATATTAACAGAAGCCGTAGTTTAGAAGCTTTACAAGAGATAGTAAATAACAAGAATACAAGCCAGGAAACGCGGGATGAAGCTCAAAAACAGATTATCAAGTTGACAGAGACGAATCAGAAGGAATTGATATTAGAGAATTTGATCAAAGCAAAGGGATTTCAAGACGCCATAGTTTTGATTGACAACAATACTGCAAATGTGATAGTGCAAGCTGATAAATTATCGGCACAGGAAGTTGCAAAAATACAAGATGTTGTATCTCAACAAACAGGTTTTCCTCTTGACAACATAAAAATAATGAATAGAATGAATTAG
- a CDS encoding Asp23/Gls24 family envelope stress response protein: protein MEENISQELEFGTIKISDDVVAVIAGLAATEVPGVAGMSGGVVNGITEMLGRKNLSKGVKVQVGEKEAAIDLYIVVDYGVRIPEIAWNVQENVKKAIETMTGLKVVEVNIHIQGVNMEKEQKSKEPPKENK from the coding sequence ATGGAGGAAAATATAAGCCAAGAACTTGAATTTGGAACGATTAAAATATCAGATGATGTTGTTGCTGTTATAGCTGGGTTAGCTGCTACAGAAGTTCCTGGTGTTGCAGGAATGAGCGGTGGAGTTGTCAATGGAATAACTGAAATGTTAGGACGGAAGAATTTGTCAAAAGGTGTGAAGGTACAAGTTGGTGAAAAAGAAGCGGCCATTGATTTGTACATCGTAGTTGACTATGGTGTTAGAATACCTGAAATAGCTTGGAATGTTCAAGAAAATGTTAAGAAGGCAATAGAAACAATGACAGGACTTAAAGTTGTAGAAGTAAACATACATATTCAAGGAGTAAACATGGAAAAAGAACAAAAATCCAAAGAGCCTCCAAAAGAAAATAAATGA
- the nusB gene encoding transcription antitermination factor NusB, whose amino-acid sequence MNRTQAREWLVKLLYQYDISKLEPQKIFDKFLEDNDPEDEKDYIENTFFGVIKNVDNIDEKIKKYLKNWDINRIAKIDLAIMRCSFYEILYSTDIPSSVSINEAVEIAKKYSTEKSPAFINGILGNLVRDIISGDANGD is encoded by the coding sequence GTGAACAGAACGCAAGCTCGAGAATGGTTAGTAAAACTATTATATCAATACGATATATCGAAGTTGGAGCCACAAAAAATTTTTGATAAATTCCTTGAAGACAATGATCCAGAGGATGAGAAAGACTATATAGAAAATACGTTTTTTGGAGTAATTAAAAATGTTGATAATATTGATGAAAAAATTAAAAAATATCTTAAAAATTGGGATATTAATAGAATAGCAAAAATTGATTTAGCAATAATGCGGTGCAGTTTCTATGAAATACTGTATTCTACTGATATACCAAGCAGTGTTTCTATTAATGAAGCAGTGGAAATCGCTAAGAAGTACAGCACTGAGAAATCGCCGGCTTTTATAAACGGAATTTTGGGAAATTTAGTAAGGGATATTATTAGCGGTGATGCAAATGGTGATTGA
- a CDS encoding bifunctional 5,10-methylenetetrahydrofolate dehydrogenase/5,10-methenyltetrahydrofolate cyclohydrolase, with translation MVIDGRNIAKSIREKVKSEIFEKNYHPKLAILVAGNDEASLIYANTKIKACANVGIDAYTYFFTNDEEDKFLKKLDELNTDDSIHGIMIEMPLPKSYDAQRIYDLINPIKDVDCISTYNMGRLFSGNPLYLPCTPYAILTILKSLDIEYTGKHAVVVGRSNILGKPVAKLMLDLDMTVTQCHSKTLNLEEYTKTADVLVLAVGKRNLVNGDMIKNGVVLIDAGINEYNGKIYGDCDFQSVEGSCSYITPVPGGVGPVTTSIVLSNTLEAYKNVIKNSNGKTS, from the coding sequence ATGGTGATTGATGGCAGAAATATTGCGAAATCAATAAGAGAAAAAGTAAAGTCTGAGATATTTGAAAAAAATTACCATCCAAAACTTGCGATTCTCGTTGCTGGAAATGATGAAGCTTCATTGATATACGCGAATACTAAAATTAAAGCTTGTGCAAATGTAGGTATTGATGCTTATACGTATTTCTTTACCAATGATGAAGAAGATAAATTTTTAAAGAAATTAGATGAGTTAAATACAGATGATAGCATTCATGGTATAATGATAGAAATGCCTCTTCCAAAATCGTATGATGCACAAAGAATTTATGATCTCATTAATCCTATAAAAGATGTAGATTGCATATCGACATACAACATGGGACGCTTATTTTCGGGTAATCCTCTTTATTTGCCATGCACACCTTATGCTATCCTGACGATTTTGAAAAGTTTGGATATTGAGTACACCGGAAAACATGCTGTTGTCGTTGGAAGAAGCAATATATTGGGAAAACCGGTTGCTAAATTGATGCTGGATCTTGACATGACGGTTACTCAATGCCATTCAAAAACATTGAATTTAGAGGAGTATACTAAAACAGCAGATGTGTTAGTATTAGCAGTAGGGAAGAGAAATCTTGTAAATGGGGATATGATAAAAAATGGCGTTGTGTTAATTGATGCTGGGATAAATGAATACAATGGGAAAATTTATGGCGACTGTGATTTTCAAAGTGTAGAGGGTTCATGCAGCTATATAACACCGGTTCCTGGTGGAGTTGGCCCTGTAACGACATCTATAGTTTTGTCAAATACATTGGAGGCATACAAAAATGTTATTAAAAACTCTAACGGTAAAACAAGTTAA
- the xseA gene encoding exodeoxyribonuclease VII large subunit: protein MLLKTLTVKQVNDYLKNIVTGDIILKHVMVKGEISNLYFRGQALYFTLVDEYSSLKCVVFEDYIDDINVEIKNGMSVIVTGKVYVYEKSSSFQLHVFNIEVEGLGSLFLSFERLKQKLKSEGLFDLDRKKNLPQNPKKIAVITSPSGAAVHDIINILRRRKPSIDIMVVPILVQGNKASSEIVDAIIKVNKRSDVDLIILGRGGGSFEDLYPFNEEIVARAIYNSKIPIISAVGHETDFTIADFVADLRAPTPSAAAELAVTDVNFYNEKIKNYKRSLYRYMLSIIDKKRHRLDNLKKLLIGKNPIIKNRQMKERLNTLKRIMEDSIYKILKDKKHKYINLVEKLNALSPLNVLKRGYTMTMDKDKINLVTKANDISSDDKIHLLFEDGEALCTVNEVMRYERKYGL from the coding sequence ATGTTATTAAAAACTCTAACGGTAAAACAAGTTAATGATTATTTAAAAAACATAGTTACAGGTGACATAATATTAAAACATGTAATGGTAAAAGGCGAAATATCAAATTTGTATTTTAGAGGACAAGCACTGTATTTTACATTAGTTGATGAATATTCCTCTTTAAAATGCGTTGTTTTTGAAGATTATATTGATGACATAAATGTAGAAATAAAAAATGGAATGTCTGTAATTGTAACAGGTAAAGTCTACGTTTATGAGAAAAGCAGTTCGTTTCAATTGCATGTTTTTAATATTGAAGTTGAGGGATTAGGTTCTCTTTTTTTATCTTTTGAGAGATTAAAGCAAAAGCTTAAAAGTGAAGGTTTATTTGATTTAGATAGGAAAAAGAATCTTCCCCAAAATCCTAAAAAAATTGCAGTGATTACATCCCCTTCAGGTGCGGCTGTTCACGATATTATAAATATTTTAAGAAGAAGGAAACCGTCGATAGATATTATGGTTGTTCCGATATTAGTTCAGGGGAATAAAGCTTCGTCAGAAATCGTAGATGCCATTATAAAGGTCAATAAAAGAAGTGATGTTGATTTGATTATTTTAGGTAGAGGCGGCGGGTCATTTGAAGATCTCTACCCATTTAATGAGGAAATAGTAGCAAGAGCCATTTATAACTCCAAGATACCCATAATATCTGCTGTAGGACATGAGACTGACTTTACGATAGCTGACTTTGTTGCAGATTTAAGAGCGCCAACGCCATCTGCAGCAGCAGAATTGGCAGTAACTGATGTTAATTTTTACAACGAAAAAATTAAAAACTATAAAAGAAGTTTATATCGCTATATGTTGTCAATAATTGATAAAAAGAGGCATCGTCTTGATAATCTGAAAAAGCTTTTAATAGGAAAAAACCCGATTATCAAAAATAGGCAGATGAAAGAACGTTTAAATACTCTAAAGAGAATTATGGAGGATAGTATCTACAAAATACTGAAAGACAAAAAGCATAAGTATATAAATCTTGTAGAGAAATTAAATGCTTTAAGCCCACTAAATGTTTTAAAGCGCGGATATACGATGACGATGGATAAAGACAAAATCAATTTAGTTACAAAGGCTAATGATATTTCATCAGATGATAAAATACACCTTTTGTTTGAAGATGGCGAAGCACTTTGTACTGTTAATGAGGTGATGAGATATGAGCGAAAATATGGACTTTGA
- the xseB gene encoding exodeoxyribonuclease VII small subunit: protein MSENMDFEESMDKLDDIVKKLEDGNLPLEESFKLFKEGLELSQKLNKALNDIEGKITMLINENEEIPFNFEEDKDV from the coding sequence ATGAGCGAAAATATGGACTTTGAAGAAAGTATGGACAAGTTAGATGATATTGTAAAAAAATTAGAGGATGGCAATCTGCCTTTAGAAGAATCTTTTAAACTATTCAAAGAAGGTCTTGAATTATCCCAAAAATTGAATAAAGCGCTAAACGATATTGAAGGTAAAATAACAATGCTCATTAACGAAAATGAAGAAATACCATTTAATTTTGAGGAGGACAAAGATGTTTGA
- a CDS encoding polyprenyl synthetase family protein: MFDDILREKIEYINKGLNEFLSLTDRPEVLFEAMRYSVFAGGKRLRPVLCISACELVGGNKEDALAVACAIEFIHTYSLIHDDLPAMDNDDLRRGKPTNHKVYGEAIAILAGDALLNYGFEVLIQQALNSSKSQNILKAADEIARAAGCRGMIAGQVVDLLSENKEIGVDELKFMHDHKTGALIKASILAGAIMGGADDDTLKKLSSYAEYLGFAFQVKDDILDVQGDEAKLGKDIGSDMVNGKSTFVSVLGLQRSVDLVNELTEKAINILDGFGEKGEFLKSLTKYMAERDS; this comes from the coding sequence ATGTTTGATGACATTCTTAGAGAAAAGATAGAATATATTAATAAAGGGTTAAATGAATTTTTATCATTAACTGATAGGCCAGAAGTCTTGTTTGAAGCTATGAGGTACAGTGTCTTTGCTGGTGGCAAAAGGCTTCGACCTGTACTTTGCATATCTGCTTGCGAATTAGTTGGCGGGAATAAAGAAGATGCACTGGCAGTTGCGTGTGCAATAGAATTTATACATACATATTCGCTAATTCACGATGATTTGCCTGCAATGGACAATGATGATTTAAGGCGTGGAAAACCTACAAATCACAAAGTTTATGGTGAAGCGATTGCGATTCTTGCCGGTGATGCTTTACTAAATTATGGATTTGAAGTGCTGATTCAACAAGCATTGAATTCAAGTAAAAGTCAAAACATTTTGAAGGCTGCCGACGAAATCGCTCGTGCGGCAGGATGCCGTGGAATGATAGCAGGGCAAGTTGTAGATTTATTGTCAGAAAATAAAGAAATAGGCGTAGATGAGTTGAAATTCATGCATGACCATAAAACAGGTGCTTTAATAAAAGCCTCGATTTTGGCGGGAGCGATAATGGGTGGTGCAGATGATGATACTTTAAAAAAATTAAGCAGTTACGCAGAATATTTAGGATTTGCATTTCAGGTAAAAGATGATATTTTAGATGTTCAAGGAGATGAAGCTAAACTCGGGAAAGATATTGGCAGTGATATGGTGAATGGAAAATCCACGTTTGTAAGCGTACTGGGATTACAACGTTCTGTAGATCTTGTAAATGAGTTGACTGAAAAAGCAATTAATATATTAGACGGCTTTGGAGAAAAAGGCGAATTTCTAAAAAGTCTTACCAAATACATGGCAGAGAGAGATAGTTAG
- the dxs gene encoding 1-deoxy-D-xylulose-5-phosphate synthase, with translation MLEKISTPNDIKKCSLIELEELSSEIRSFLINHISKTGGHLASNLGVVELTIALHYVFESPKDKIIWDVGHQSYVHKILTGRRDLFDTLRKFGGLSGFPKRNESVHDIFETGHSSTSISAALGIAKARDLNNEKYSVISVIGDGALTGGMAFEALNDAGRSKTNLIVILNHNEMSISKNVGSLSLYLSRLRTDPSYFRLKKDLENILNIIPPIGKSIHKSIEKIKDSIKQLVVPGMFFEEMGFTYLGPIDGHDLDSLIDVLKRAKKMNGPILIHVITKKGKGYVFAEDSPDKFHSAGIFDIGTGEFKKNADTYSDVFGKTLTHLAENNKKIVAITAAMPDGTGLNYFAEKFPNRFYDVGIAEQHAATFAAGMAVNGYKPYFAVYSTFLQRAFDQVIHDICIQNLPVVLAVDRAGLVGEDGETHQGVFDISYLRMIPNMTVMAPKDADELVEMTKLSSLIKGPCAIRYPKGKAENYDINKEPNFTLGEAEVVNVGSNVAIFALGRMVKIALSASLRLKNNSINPYIVNLRFAKPLDINTIITISKKVDYIFTLEDNVLIGGVGSAILELLNENNIRKNFYRFGFPDKFIEHGDVESLFKKYGLDSDSVAEKIIELVMS, from the coding sequence GTGCTCGAAAAAATTTCTACGCCTAATGATATAAAAAAATGCAGTTTAATTGAGTTAGAAGAGCTTTCAAGTGAGATACGTAGTTTTTTAATAAACCATATTTCTAAGACAGGTGGGCATTTAGCGTCAAATCTTGGAGTAGTTGAATTGACTATTGCACTTCACTATGTTTTTGAATCACCTAAGGACAAGATTATTTGGGACGTAGGACATCAAAGCTATGTGCACAAGATATTAACAGGAAGACGAGACCTCTTTGATACATTGAGAAAATTTGGTGGATTGTCGGGATTTCCCAAGAGAAATGAAAGCGTGCACGACATCTTCGAAACGGGGCATAGCAGTACATCCATATCTGCTGCCTTAGGGATTGCAAAAGCGAGAGATCTAAATAATGAGAAATATTCAGTAATTTCTGTGATAGGTGATGGGGCGCTTACTGGAGGAATGGCTTTTGAAGCTTTAAATGATGCAGGCAGATCTAAGACAAATCTCATAGTAATATTAAATCACAACGAGATGTCTATATCAAAAAACGTGGGGAGCCTTTCACTTTATTTAAGTAGGTTAAGAACAGATCCAAGTTATTTTAGGTTAAAAAAAGATTTAGAGAATATCTTAAACATAATACCACCTATTGGGAAAAGCATCCATAAGTCAATCGAAAAAATAAAGGATTCCATCAAACAACTGGTTGTGCCTGGGATGTTTTTTGAGGAAATGGGCTTTACATATTTAGGACCAATTGACGGTCATGATCTGGATTCCTTAATTGATGTATTAAAAAGAGCAAAAAAAATGAATGGACCTATTTTAATTCATGTGATAACGAAAAAGGGAAAGGGATATGTATTTGCAGAAGATAGTCCGGATAAATTTCATTCCGCTGGAATTTTTGATATAGGAACAGGAGAGTTTAAGAAAAACGCCGACACGTATTCGGATGTGTTTGGTAAAACATTGACTCATTTGGCTGAAAATAATAAAAAGATAGTTGCAATAACTGCTGCAATGCCGGATGGGACAGGATTAAATTACTTTGCTGAAAAGTTCCCAAATAGATTTTATGATGTAGGCATTGCCGAGCAACATGCTGCGACTTTTGCTGCTGGTATGGCAGTAAATGGATATAAGCCTTATTTTGCGGTGTATTCGACTTTTTTGCAAAGAGCATTTGACCAAGTAATACACGATATATGTATTCAAAATCTTCCAGTTGTTTTAGCGGTAGATAGAGCTGGCCTTGTGGGAGAAGATGGTGAAACACACCAAGGTGTTTTTGATATTTCGTACTTGAGAATGATACCAAACATGACAGTTATGGCTCCTAAAGATGCAGATGAATTGGTTGAGATGACGAAATTATCCAGCTTGATAAAAGGACCTTGCGCAATAAGATACCCAAAAGGAAAAGCTGAAAATTATGATATCAATAAAGAACCTAATTTTACATTGGGAGAAGCTGAAGTCGTTAATGTTGGCTCTAACGTAGCGATTTTTGCTCTCGGCAGGATGGTTAAAATTGCATTAAGTGCGTCTTTAAGGCTTAAAAATAATTCCATAAACCCTTATATAGTGAATTTAAGATTTGCTAAGCCTTTAGATATAAACACGATTATAACAATTTCGAAAAAAGTTGATTACATATTTACATTGGAAGACAATGTGCTTATAGGTGGTGTTGGAAGCGCAATATTGGAGTTATTAAATGAAAATAATATACGCAAGAATTTCTACAGATTTGGATTTCCTGACAAATTCATAGAACATGGCGATGTAGAAAGTTTATTTAAAAAATATGGATTAGACAGCGATTCTGTGGCAGAAAAAATAATAGAATTGGTGATGTCATGA
- a CDS encoding TlyA family RNA methyltransferase, which produces MKDKERADLLLVQKGFFTSREKAKASIMAGEVFADGKKINKAGDIISIYSSLEIKGKSNPYVSRGGLKLEKAIKYFNIDVKDKIAMDVGASTGGFTDCLLKNGAKKVYAIDVGYGQLDWSLRNDERVINMERTNIRYLDNLPDIIDIITIDVSFISLGIVIPSVKKFLKNGGELVSLIKPQFEAGREKVGKNGVVRDKSVHVEVINKIIDVLKDLSFSVKGITFSPIKGPEGNIEYLIYAKNEKDVDSDLDVEGLVELSHNTLNENKK; this is translated from the coding sequence ATGAAAGATAAAGAAAGAGCAGATTTATTATTGGTACAAAAAGGCTTTTTCACATCAAGAGAAAAAGCTAAAGCTTCTATAATGGCAGGAGAGGTTTTTGCAGATGGGAAAAAGATAAATAAAGCTGGGGATATTATAAGCATTTATTCGAGTTTAGAAATAAAAGGGAAAAGCAACCCTTACGTAAGTCGAGGCGGTTTGAAACTGGAAAAGGCAATCAAATACTTTAATATTGATGTGAAAGACAAAATAGCAATGGATGTGGGCGCATCGACTGGCGGATTTACAGATTGCCTTCTAAAAAATGGGGCAAAAAAAGTTTATGCTATAGATGTAGGGTATGGTCAGCTTGATTGGAGCTTAAGAAACGATGAAAGAGTCATAAATATGGAAAGAACAAATATTCGTTATCTTGATAATTTACCGGATATTATCGATATAATTACAATAGATGTGTCATTTATATCGCTTGGGATAGTTATACCATCTGTAAAAAAATTTCTAAAAAATGGTGGAGAATTAGTATCGCTTATAAAACCACAATTTGAGGCTGGAAGAGAGAAAGTTGGGAAAAATGGGGTTGTAAGAGATAAAAGTGTCCATGTAGAAGTCATAAATAAAATAATAGATGTTTTAAAAGATCTATCATTTAGCGTAAAAGGTATTACTTTTTCGCCTATAAAAGGACCAGAAGGTAATATAGAGTATCTGATTTATGCAAAAAATGAAAAAGATGTGGACTCTGATCTTGATGTAGAAGGATTAGTAGAACTGTCTCACAATACTCTTAATGAAAATAAAAAGTAG
- a CDS encoding NAD(+)/NADH kinase, whose translation MKNICVMPNIHKDKNLRTTRSLVEWIIQHGYTPILNEIVAQKIGFSEYGKSGTEIFEKSDFIVALGGDGTILNVARQCASFSTPILGVNLGHLGFLAEVDAENVVEAVEKIVNNEFFIDKRMMLEASIIKENMEAVNLIALNDIVVTRGSFSRMVKLKVFVNEQYVNTYLADGIIISSPTGSTAYSLSAGGPIVYPNLELFVITPICPHTLHSRSIIVSEKDKVKLVIVGENQDVMVTTDGQQGYKLNSGDTIYVKKSNRYTNLIRLKSMNFFELLRSKLSERNFNI comes from the coding sequence ATGAAAAACATTTGTGTTATGCCGAATATTCATAAGGACAAAAATTTAAGGACTACGAGAAGTTTAGTGGAGTGGATTATCCAACATGGATATACACCAATATTAAACGAGATTGTCGCACAGAAAATCGGCTTTTCCGAATATGGCAAAAGTGGAACAGAGATTTTTGAAAAAAGTGATTTTATTGTGGCATTAGGGGGAGATGGGACAATTTTAAACGTTGCCAGACAATGTGCATCTTTTTCTACACCTATCCTTGGAGTAAATTTGGGACACTTAGGTTTTTTAGCGGAAGTTGATGCTGAAAATGTAGTTGAAGCAGTAGAAAAAATTGTCAACAATGAATTTTTCATAGACAAAAGGATGATGTTGGAAGCAAGTATAATCAAAGAGAATATGGAGGCAGTTAATCTTATAGCTTTAAATGACATTGTGGTAACAAGGGGCTCTTTTTCCAGAATGGTTAAATTAAAAGTATTTGTGAATGAACAGTACGTTAATACATACCTTGCTGATGGGATAATTATATCTAGCCCTACAGGTTCAACAGCATATTCTTTGTCAGCAGGTGGACCGATAGTGTATCCCAATTTGGAATTGTTTGTAATAACGCCTATATGTCCTCATACACTACATTCAAGGTCTATTATAGTATCGGAAAAAGATAAAGTGAAGCTTGTTATAGTAGGTGAAAATCAAGATGTAATGGTAACAACAGATGGACAACAAGGCTACAAACTAAACAGTGGTGATACAATTTATGTAAAAAAAAGCAATAGATACACTAATTTGATACGCTTAAAAAGCATGAACTTTTTCGAACTTCTGCGCAGTAAATTATCAGAGAGGAATTTCAACATTTAA